In Candidatus Rokuibacteriota bacterium, a single window of DNA contains:
- a CDS encoding DUF3185 domain-containing protein, whose amino-acid sequence MELPLIIIGLVLIAVGLVSLAYQGITYTRRETVLDHGPIKATADTQKTIPMAPILGGLALAGGVTLLVGAWRIR is encoded by the coding sequence ATGGAACTTCCGCTCATCATCATCGGGCTAGTGCTCATCGCGGTGGGCTTGGTGTCCCTCGCGTACCAGGGCATCACGTACACGCGCCGCGAGACGGTGCTGGACCACGGGCCCATCAAGGCCACCGCGGACACACAGAAGACGATTCCGATGGCGCCGATTCTCGGGGGCCTCGCGCTGGCCGGCGGCGTCACGTTGCTCGTCGGCGCGTGGCGCATTCGATGA